The genome window AATTAACAAACCTAAAAAAGCTTATTAAAAATAAAGTTGAGATTATTGAATTAACAGCAGATGAACAAACTAAATCCTTAAAGAAAGCAGAAGAACTTTATCATGTTGCAGCAAAGAATAACATGACAAGGTCGTCATGGTTTTTAGCTATTGGTGGAGGAGTTATAGGTGATTTAACAGGAATGGTAGCCTCAACATATATGCGTGGGACAAACTTGATCCATATCCCAACCACTTTATTAGCACAGGTAGATAGTAGCATCGGTGGTAAAGTTGCAGTAAACTATGAAGGTTATAAAAATCTAATAGGGAGCTTTTATCAACCTAATGCTGTCATAGCTGATATTGATTTTTTAGAAACTTTACCAAAAAGAGAATTAGTTTCAGGTTTGGCAGAAGTTATTAAATATGGTATTCTATGTGATCGAGAGTTATTTTATTTTATAAAAGATCAACTCTTATTAGAAAATCAATGGAATTTTAAAAAATTAGTTAAAAAATCCTGTGAAATTAAAACTAATATAGTTGCTAAAGATGAATTTGATAAAGGAACTAGGATGTTACTTAATTTAGGACATACCTTTGCTCATGCTTTAGAAGGAGTGACAGAATATAGATACTTCAAGCATGGTGAAGCTGTTATGTGGGGACTTGTTCTGTCAGCTAATTTATCGTATAACTTAGGTATTTTAGCTGAGAAAGAATTGATAGAAATAAAAAACTTACTCAATTCAATTGATCTACCAAAAATACCGCAATATGTTAAAGATAAGAATTTGTTATTCTCTCACTTACTTCATGATAAGAAAAAAAACGGGAACAAATTAACTGTTATTTTGCCAGAAAAAATAGGTGAATGTAGAATTTATCAGTGTTCCTTAGATGAAGTTCTAAAAGTACTACTAGAATAATACGGAGGTGAGATTATTATGGCAGATCTTAAAAGTTTAGTTACAACACTTTCAAGAATTGATGGAAAAGGTTATAAAGCCTACAAAGATATTCAGGGGAACTTTTCATATCCTGAGGGTGGTAAATTATTTATAGATTATGTACAAGGAGACCCATTTGCAAGTCCATCGAGGCTTAGATTTAGAGTACCTATAAATCAAGCTGGTTTTGATCAAAAGTTCTTTTTAAATAAAAGTAGAAAGATAGCCTTTGAGGATTATTTGACAAGAGCATTTAATAAAGCAACACGTAATGTAAAAAGTAATAGAGGGACTGGAAAAAGTGGGATGATAGCCATTGATTCAGGAGGACAAGAAGTTCTTGAGAGATCTTCTATGGTTGTTACTAAAGACTATGTTGAAGCAAGATTTGTTGTAGGTCTTCCTGCACAAGGTAGAAAGATATTAGGAAAGCAAGCTATACAAATGTTTGAAAAGGAAATACCCAAGATTGTATCTGATTCTTTATATTTAAATTCATTAAGTGTTAATGAATTAGAAGAACATATTGCTGTAAATGAAGATCAAGATGCATTACGAGAATATCTTTCAAAAAATAATTATATCGCATTTATTGGTAACGGAGCTATTTTACCAAGAATCAGTGGTATTGATGATCGTCCTCTAAAAGATGATAAAGTTATTCCTTTTGAATCACCAGAAAGTCTGCAAGGAGAAGTTGAGTTACCTAATAGAGGAAAAGTTAAAGGAATGCTACTTAAAGAAGGAGTCAACCTTATAGTAGGTGGTGGTTATCACGGTAAGTCTACTCTATTGAACGCTATAGAACGCGGTGTTTATAACCATATACCAGACGATGGTAGAGAGTTAGTTGTCTCACGTGAAGAATCTGTTAAAATTAGAGCTGAAGATGGGCGTAGAGTAGAGAAGGTTGA of Natranaerobius trueperi contains these proteins:
- a CDS encoding ABC-ATPase domain-containing protein, producing the protein MADLKSLVTTLSRIDGKGYKAYKDIQGNFSYPEGGKLFIDYVQGDPFASPSRLRFRVPINQAGFDQKFFLNKSRKIAFEDYLTRAFNKATRNVKSNRGTGKSGMIAIDSGGQEVLERSSMVVTKDYVEARFVVGLPAQGRKILGKQAIQMFEKEIPKIVSDSLYLNSLSVNELEEHIAVNEDQDALREYLSKNNYIAFIGNGAILPRISGIDDRPLKDDKVIPFESPESLQGEVELPNRGKVKGMLLKEGVNLIVGGGYHGKSTLLNAIERGVYNHIPDDGRELVVSREESVKIRAEDGRRVEKVDISPFINNLPHGADTRRFSTEDASGSTSQAANIMEALEVGSRVLLLDEDTSATNFMIRDVRMQELVAKNKEPITPLIDKIRALHAELNVSTVIVVGGSGDYFDVADNVIMMDHYRPYEVTDEAHKIASNHETYRKKEGGTSFGKLTSRYPTKKCLDPIKGKKRKVAAKSLNQIQYGKQNILLNEVEQLLDESQTRAIGDAIFYVYKFYLDSNMTLQQIVDQVISDIDKKGLDVLSGFDGHPGDYAGFRPFELAAAINRIRSLVIK
- the aroB gene encoding 3-dehydroquinate synthase codes for the protein MNQNFKINAKIKDRSYPIYIGNDNLDILSKLIDKSPIIIVVDEKVFKLHKNKLTNLKKLIKNKVEIIELTADEQTKSLKKAEELYHVAAKNNMTRSSWFLAIGGGVIGDLTGMVASTYMRGTNLIHIPTTLLAQVDSSIGGKVAVNYEGYKNLIGSFYQPNAVIADIDFLETLPKRELVSGLAEVIKYGILCDRELFYFIKDQLLLENQWNFKKLVKKSCEIKTNIVAKDEFDKGTRMLLNLGHTFAHALEGVTEYRYFKHGEAVMWGLVLSANLSYNLGILAEKELIEIKNLLNSIDLPKIPQYVKDKNLLFSHLLHDKKKNGNKLTVILPEKIGECRIYQCSLDEVLKVLLE